The stretch of DNA GTGTCGCTCATGTTCGTGGTGTCGATGCTCGCGACCGTCGGGTTCATCGCGTCCTACGTGATCTTCCCGATCGACAAGATCATCTACGTCTTCCCGCTGGGCCACATCAGCGCGCTGAACTTCGCGCTGGGCCTGACGCTGGGCGTGGCCCTGTTCTGCATCGGCGCGGGCGCGGTCCACTGGGCCCGCACCCTGATGTCCGACCACGAGCTGCCCGCCGAGCGCCACCCGATCGAGGCCGACGACGAGGTCCGCGCGGACGTCATCGAGCAGTTCAAGACGGGTGCCGCGGAGTCCGGCTTCGGCCGCCGCAAGATGATCCGCAACACCCTCATCGGTTCGATGGCCCTGGTGCCGCTCTCCGGTGTCGTCCTGCTGCGCGACCTGGGCCCGCTGCCGGAGAAGAAGCTCCAGCACACCGGGTGGATCGAGGCCACCGAGGCCAAGCCGATCCAGCTCATCAACATGAACACCGATGAGCCCATGAAGGCCGAGGACATCCAGATCGGCTCGCTCACCTTCGCCAAGCCCGAGGGCCTGACCGAGGCGGACGAGGAGTTCCAGCAGAAGATCGCCAAGGACGCCCTGATGCTCGTCCGGATCGCTCCGGAGGACATCAAGGACGACAAGTCCCGTGGCCTGGCCTTCGAGGGCATCCTCGCCTTCTCGAAGATCTGCACCCACGTCGGCTGCCCGATCTCGCTGTACGAGCAGCAGACCCACCACGCGCTGTGCCCCTGCCACCAGTCGACCTTCGACCTGGCGGACGGCGCCCGCGTGATCTTCGGCCCGGCCGGTCACCCGCTGCCGCAGCTCAAGATCACCACTGACGAGAAGGGCTTCCTGGTCGCCACCGGCGACTTCGCGGAGCCCGTCGGCCCGAGCTTCTGGGAGCGCTCCGCATGAGTTCCGCGAGCAGCGCCACCACTGGCGCCACCAAGCCGGGTAGCACCCGCGCCAAGCCGGCCAACAAGGCCGAGGCGGCTGCGGACTACCTGGACGGCCGGCTGGGGATCTACTCCCTCGCCAAGGCCAACCTGCGCAAGATCTTCCCGGACCACTGGTCCTTCATGCTCGGTGAGATCTGCCTCTACACCTTCATCATCATCATCCTGACGGGCGTCTACCTGACGCTCTTCTTCAAGCCCAGCATGGGCGAGGTCGTCTACCACGGCTCCTACGCCCCGCTGAACGGCATCAAGATGTCCGAGGCCTACGCCTCGACCATGAACATCTCGTTCGAGATCCGCGGTGGCCTGCTGATCCGTCAGATCCACCACTGGGCCGCGATCGTGTTCGTCGCCGCGATGCTCGTGCACATGATGCGCGTGTTCTTCACCGGCGCGTTCCGCAAGCCCCGTGAGATCAACTGGGTCTTCGGCTTCCTGCTGCTGTTCCTCGGCATGTTCGACGGCTTCATGGGCTACTCGCTCCCGGACGACCTGCTCTCCGGTACCGGTATCCGCTTCATGGAGGGCGCCGTCCTGGCGGTGCCGCTGGTCGGCTCCTACCTGCAGATGTTCCTGTACGGCGGCGAGTTCCCCGGCACCGACATCGTGCCGCGCCTGTTCACCGTGCACGTGCTGCTGATCCCGGGCATCATGCTGGGCCTGCTGGTGGCCCACCTGATCCTGGTCTTCTACCACAAGCACACCCAGTTCGCGGGTGCCGGCAAGACCGAGCAGAACGTCGTGGGCATGCCGCTCATGCCGGTCTACATGGCCAAGGCCGGTGGCTTCTTCTTCCTGGTGTTCGGCCTCATCGCCGCCATCTCGGCCATCGCCACCGTCAACCCGATCTGGGCCTACGGCCCGTACCGCCCCGACCAGGTCTCCACCGACGCCCAGCCGGACTGGTACATGGGCTTCTCCGAGGGCCTGATCCGCGTCATGCCGGGCTGGGAGATCCGGGCCTGGGGCCACACCCTCAACCTGGGTGTCTTCATCCCGCTGATGATCTTCCCGCTGGTGCTCTTCGCGATCGCCGCGTACCCGTTCATCGAGGCCTGGATCACCGGCGACAAGCGCGAGCGCCACATCCTGGACCGCCCGCGCAACGCTCCCGTCCGCACCGGTGTCGGCGCGGCCTGGATCAGCCTCTACGTGGTGCTGCTGATCGGTGGTGGCAACGACCTCATCGCCACCCACCTGCACCTCTCGATCAACGACATCACCTACTTCGTCCGCGTCGGCTTCTTCGTGGTGCCGGTCATCACCTTCTGGGTGACCAAGCGCTGGTGCCTCGGCCTGCAGCGCCGCGACAAGGAGAAGGTGCTGCACGGTCGCGAGACCGGCGTCATCAAGCGCCTGCCGCACGGTGAGTTCATCGAGGTCCACGCGCAGCTGCCGCAGGACAAGCTCTTCAAGCTCACCGCGCACGAGCAGCAGCAGCCGCTGGAGCTCCCCGCCGAGGTGGACGAGAACGGCGTCGCGCGCAAGCTCGGCCGGGGCACCAAGCTCCGCGCCAAGCTCTCCAAGGGCTACTTCGGCGACCAGGGTCAGATCGCCAAGCCCACCTCCGAGGAGCACCACGAGATCACCAGCGGCCACGGCCACCACTGATCTCCTGATGACCCCGGTCTGATCCGCCACCTGAGGCCCCCTTCCCGGCACTTCGCCGGGAAGGGGGCCTCGGCCATATCTGGAGCCGCCCCGATGCACCTCACCATCGACCCCGCCTCCCCCACTCCCCCGTACGAACAGCTCCGCAGCCAGCTCGCCGACCAGGCCCGCGCCGGCACCCTCCCCACCGGCCTCAAGCTCCCCACCGTCCGCGCCCTGGCCGAACAGCTCGGCCTCGCCCCCAACACCGTCGCCCGCGCCTACCGCGAACTCGAATCCGACGGCATCGTCGAAACCCACGGCCGCAAGGGCACCACCATCGCCGCCCCCGGCGACACCGCCCACCGCCTCGCCGCAGCCGCCGCCACCGAATACGCGGCCCGGGCCCACCACCTGGGCCTGACCAAGGAAGAGGCCACGGCCGCCGTCCTCACAGCGCTCCAGTTGCACTACTAAGGGGCTCGGGGAACTGCGAGGGCATCCCTTGGGGCGGGCACTCGTTAAGGAGTACGCCACATCCGGGCCTGCCCTCGCAGTTCCCCGAGCCCCTAAATGACGGGGTCGGCCCCTGCGTCAGCGGCAGCGTCCCCCGGGCCGGCCGTGGAGACGGCCCGGCCCAGAGCACTGTGCTTCACCCAAGCCCCCCAATCGACGTTCCAGTCACCGAAGCCGTTGCCGAACGGCTCCATCTGGGCGCCCTGACTGTTGACCACCTGGACGATGTCGCCGATCCGGGTCTGGTCGAAGAACCACTTGGCGTTGTCGGTGCTCATCCCGGTGCAGCCGTGGCTGACGTTCTCCACGCCCTGGGAGCCCACCGACCACGGAGCGGCGTGCACGTACTCGCCGCTCCAGGTGACCCGGGTCGCCCAGTGCACGTCGAGGTCGTACGCCTCCTTGCTGCCCTCCTTGATGCCGATCGTCTCGCCGTTCATCCGGACGAGTGATTCCTGACCGAGCACCACCTTGATGCCGTTGCGGGTGGAGAAGCCGGGCTTGCCGGTGGTCACCGGGAAGGTGGCCACCACCGCGCCGTTGCGGCGGTAGGTCATCTGGTGGGAGCCGGCGTCGACCAGGGCCTCGACCCGGTCGCCGATCGTGAAGGAGCGCGAGCTCGCCTCGCCCACGTACCGGCCCGCCGAGACGAGGGCGCCGGGGCGGTCGTAGCTGAGCCGGATCCTGGTGCCGGCCGGCCAGTACTCCTGCGGGCGGAAGTGGAGTTCCTTGTCGTCGACCCAGTACCAGGCGCCGGTCACGGCGGGCTGCGAGACCACCTGGAGGCTGCGCTCGATCTCCTGGCGGGCGGCGGGCTCCTCGACGGGCTCGGAGAGCTTGACGGTGAGCGGCTGGCCCACGCCGTAGACGCCGGTGCCGGCCGAGTCCGGGCCGAGGTCGGCGGTGATCTGGTCCTTGGGGGCGGTGGTGCTGAAGCCGCCGGAGGTGTCGCCCCGGCCGCCGTGGCCGTCGTCGGCCGCCACCCGAACGGTGTACGTGGTGCCCGCGTGGAGTCGCCCGGTCGAGTGCCAGCTGTGCTGATCCGACGCCAGCTCGCCCGCCACCAGCCGGCCGTCCGATCCGGTGACCGTCACGTCGGTGAGCCGACTGCCGTCCTCCGCGGTCACCGTGAGGGGCTGGGAGGGGTCCACCGCCGCTCCGGCGGGCAGGTGCACCAGCGGCCCCGCGTCCACCGCTTCCGGCGCCGCCACGGCCTGCGCAGCGTTCCCACCGGAGGAGGAGCACCCGGCGACCGGGGCCAACACCGCCAGGGCGGCCGCTACGGCCGTCCGCCGGACAAGACTTCCTGTGCCGCTCATCGCCGCCTCCAAGGGTCCGCTGAGCCTGCTCGATCGTAGGAACGCGCAGCGACACGCGGCACCCGCACGGCCCCGAACGGGTGAGCGACACCTCTCATGCGGAAACGGCTGCGGGCCGGAC from Kitasatospora sp. MMS16-BH015 encodes:
- a CDS encoding ubiquinol-cytochrome c reductase iron-sulfur subunit, whose product is MPEDKLPEAHDASHGAEVEHHADPFADPGLPAHEPRRTDIDERAAKRAERQVSLMFVVSMLATVGFIASYVIFPIDKIIYVFPLGHISALNFALGLTLGVALFCIGAGAVHWARTLMSDHELPAERHPIEADDEVRADVIEQFKTGAAESGFGRRKMIRNTLIGSMALVPLSGVVLLRDLGPLPEKKLQHTGWIEATEAKPIQLINMNTDEPMKAEDIQIGSLTFAKPEGLTEADEEFQQKIAKDALMLVRIAPEDIKDDKSRGLAFEGILAFSKICTHVGCPISLYEQQTHHALCPCHQSTFDLADGARVIFGPAGHPLPQLKITTDEKGFLVATGDFAEPVGPSFWERSA
- a CDS encoding ubiquinol-cytochrome c reductase cytochrome b subunit gives rise to the protein MSSASSATTGATKPGSTRAKPANKAEAAADYLDGRLGIYSLAKANLRKIFPDHWSFMLGEICLYTFIIIILTGVYLTLFFKPSMGEVVYHGSYAPLNGIKMSEAYASTMNISFEIRGGLLIRQIHHWAAIVFVAAMLVHMMRVFFTGAFRKPREINWVFGFLLLFLGMFDGFMGYSLPDDLLSGTGIRFMEGAVLAVPLVGSYLQMFLYGGEFPGTDIVPRLFTVHVLLIPGIMLGLLVAHLILVFYHKHTQFAGAGKTEQNVVGMPLMPVYMAKAGGFFFLVFGLIAAISAIATVNPIWAYGPYRPDQVSTDAQPDWYMGFSEGLIRVMPGWEIRAWGHTLNLGVFIPLMIFPLVLFAIAAYPFIEAWITGDKRERHILDRPRNAPVRTGVGAAWISLYVVLLIGGGNDLIATHLHLSINDITYFVRVGFFVVPVITFWVTKRWCLGLQRRDKEKVLHGRETGVIKRLPHGEFIEVHAQLPQDKLFKLTAHEQQQPLELPAEVDENGVARKLGRGTKLRAKLSKGYFGDQGQIAKPTSEEHHEITSGHGHH
- a CDS encoding GntR family transcriptional regulator is translated as MHLTIDPASPTPPYEQLRSQLADQARAGTLPTGLKLPTVRALAEQLGLAPNTVARAYRELESDGIVETHGRKGTTIAAPGDTAHRLAAAAATEYAARAHHLGLTKEEATAAVLTALQLHY
- a CDS encoding Ig-like domain-containing protein, with product MSGTGSLVRRTAVAAALAVLAPVAGCSSSGGNAAQAVAAPEAVDAGPLVHLPAGAAVDPSQPLTVTAEDGSRLTDVTVTGSDGRLVAGELASDQHSWHSTGRLHAGTTYTVRVAADDGHGGRGDTSGGFSTTAPKDQITADLGPDSAGTGVYGVGQPLTVKLSEPVEEPAARQEIERSLQVVSQPAVTGAWYWVDDKELHFRPQEYWPAGTRIRLSYDRPGALVSAGRYVGEASSRSFTIGDRVEALVDAGSHQMTYRRNGAVVATFPVTTGKPGFSTRNGIKVVLGQESLVRMNGETIGIKEGSKEAYDLDVHWATRVTWSGEYVHAAPWSVGSQGVENVSHGCTGMSTDNAKWFFDQTRIGDIVQVVNSQGAQMEPFGNGFGDWNVDWGAWVKHSALGRAVSTAGPGDAAADAGADPVI